In Cyprinus carpio isolate SPL01 chromosome B7, ASM1834038v1, whole genome shotgun sequence, a genomic segment contains:
- the LOC109113482 gene encoding CD82 antigen-like: MGKGCIAATKYFLFLFNLIFFIFGATIMGFGLWILLDNQSLIAVLQDSSMVLKVVSYILIGVGSFSMLLGFLGCLGAIYEIRCLLGLYFTCLLLILLAQVAVAILIYFQRDLLRKEASEIVSKIVVNYPGQNKTAEQAWDYLQRTMQCCGWNGRQDWDMNLMISNSSLELYPCSCHNASLSPTNVADSGFCQASSNDWPIYETGCLENVGSWLFTNYGIILGICLGVAVIELLGMILSMGLCKSVHQEDYTKVPKY, from the exons ATGGGGAAAGGATGCATCGCTGCCACCAAGTACTTCCTGTTTCTCTTCAACTTAATCTTCTTT ATCTTCGGAGCTACGATTATGGGATTTGGACTGTGGATCCTCCTAGACAATCAGAGCCTCATTGCGGTGTTGC AGGATTCATCCATGGTCCTGAAGGTGGTCTCTTATATTCTGATTGGCGTGGGCTCATTCTCCATGCTTCTGGGATTTCTGGGCTGTCTGGGGGCTATCTATGAAATCCGCTGTTTGCTTGGATTG TACTTCACCTGCCTATTGCTCATCCTCCTTGCTCAAGTGGCTGTTGCCATTCTCATCTACTTCCAGCGGGATTTG TTGAGGAAGGAGGCAAGCGAAATTGTGTCCAAAATCGTGGTGAACTACCCTGGACAGAACAAAACCGCAGAGCAGGCCTGGGACTACCTCCAGAGAAC AATGCAGTGTTGTGGCTGGAATGGACGTCAGGACTGGGATATGAACCTTATGATTAGTAACAGTTCACTGGAACTGTACCCATGCTCCTGCCACAATGCTTCCCTCTCACCAACTAACGTGGCTGATAGCGGCTTCTGTCAGGCCTCATCTAATGATTGGCCCATCTATGAGACG GGCTGCCTGGAGAATGTGGGGAGCTGGCTCTTCACAAATTATGGAATTATTTTGGGAATCTGCCTTGGTGTGGCTGTCATTGAG CTCCTTGGCATGATACTTTCTATGGGCCTTTGCAAGAGTGTACACCAAGAGGACTACACCAAAGTGCCAAAGTACTGA